In Archangium violaceum, the following are encoded in one genomic region:
- a CDS encoding S8 family serine peptidase, which translates to MRRLVLLGLMGLSTTACTEEPIVVEPNVTEQPLCPELVVQGGLEDVTSAMAVGTAASALRGDTPASDANGRQRVLVRFRKQTGVRAAAMSRQREQKVQRLGASMKYHWPSMDLMALSLTPEEQAQLAQDPDVASIKPDRVVHALGTSPLLPVSSLLAAPGTTTGNPSEYTWAVKMVQANALWDFNNDGVLDPGAPNGSGIKVCIVDSGIDKNHPELAAAIVGGKDFVDDDEDPEDKDANGKWGGGHGTHVAGTIAAQLGSAGNVNPNDDTLSPQGMVGVAPGASLLIARVLDERGDGRTSDVIAAVKWCKEQGAKIASLSLGSPNPDEDEQAVFAALWDEGRGMLSVAASGNAGETATPDSKVYPAAYPSVLAVGAVTSTEKHPKFSQGGDHLSLVAPGQSVYSTYPGGQSPYAELTAGGKFYTSSVLDFVPFETHEGTLIDCGLGNSMRSCPGATCEGFVAYVDRGDIKFADKVKNVRSQGARAVIIGNNDPADDEALAFTLGSRASWPPVTSIPTTAVPFIRAQFGQTVRLGVKGSDYAYSTGTSMATPHVSGVAALVWSSRPSLTAGQVRDILEKSARDLVDSGEPTSVEGKDPIFGYGLVQAQKAVEEAKKY; encoded by the coding sequence ATGAGGCGATTGGTTCTACTGGGCCTGATGGGGCTGAGCACGACCGCCTGTACGGAAGAGCCCATCGTCGTCGAGCCCAACGTGACGGAGCAGCCCCTGTGCCCGGAGCTGGTCGTCCAGGGCGGCCTCGAGGATGTCACCTCCGCCATGGCGGTGGGCACGGCCGCCTCCGCGCTGCGCGGCGACACGCCCGCCTCCGACGCCAACGGCCGCCAGCGCGTGCTCGTGCGCTTCCGCAAGCAGACCGGCGTGCGCGCCGCCGCCATGTCCCGCCAGCGCGAGCAGAAGGTGCAGCGGCTGGGCGCCTCCATGAAGTACCACTGGCCCTCGATGGACCTCATGGCCCTGTCCCTCACCCCCGAGGAGCAGGCCCAGCTCGCCCAGGACCCCGACGTCGCCTCCATCAAGCCGGACCGGGTGGTGCACGCGCTCGGCACCTCCCCGCTGCTGCCCGTGTCCTCCCTGCTCGCCGCCCCGGGCACCACCACCGGCAACCCCAGTGAGTACACCTGGGCCGTCAAGATGGTGCAGGCCAACGCGCTCTGGGATTTCAACAACGATGGCGTGCTCGACCCCGGCGCCCCCAATGGCTCGGGCATCAAGGTGTGCATCGTCGACAGTGGCATCGACAAGAACCACCCCGAGCTCGCGGCCGCCATCGTCGGCGGCAAGGACTTCGTCGACGATGACGAGGACCCCGAGGACAAGGACGCCAACGGCAAGTGGGGCGGGGGACATGGCACCCACGTGGCGGGCACCATCGCCGCCCAGCTCGGCTCCGCCGGCAATGTGAATCCCAATGACGACACGCTCAGCCCCCAGGGCATGGTGGGCGTGGCCCCCGGCGCCTCCCTCCTCATCGCCCGCGTGCTCGATGAGCGCGGTGATGGCCGCACCTCGGACGTCATCGCGGCGGTCAAGTGGTGCAAGGAGCAGGGCGCGAAGATCGCCTCGCTCTCGCTCGGCTCGCCCAACCCGGACGAGGACGAGCAGGCCGTCTTCGCCGCGCTGTGGGACGAGGGCAGGGGAATGCTCTCCGTCGCCGCCAGTGGCAACGCCGGCGAGACGGCCACCCCGGACTCCAAGGTCTACCCGGCCGCCTACCCCTCCGTGCTCGCGGTGGGCGCGGTGACCTCCACCGAGAAGCACCCCAAGTTCTCCCAGGGCGGCGACCACCTGAGCCTCGTGGCCCCCGGTCAGTCCGTGTACTCCACCTATCCCGGCGGCCAGTCCCCCTACGCGGAGCTGACGGCCGGGGGGAAGTTCTACACCTCGAGCGTGCTGGATTTCGTTCCGTTCGAGACCCACGAGGGCACGCTCATCGACTGCGGTCTGGGCAACAGCATGCGCTCGTGCCCCGGCGCCACCTGCGAGGGCTTCGTCGCCTACGTGGACCGCGGCGACATCAAGTTCGCCGACAAGGTGAAGAACGTGCGCTCCCAGGGCGCTCGCGCCGTCATCATCGGCAACAACGACCCGGCCGATGACGAGGCGCTCGCCTTCACCCTGGGCAGCCGCGCCAGCTGGCCGCCCGTGACGTCCATTCCCACCACCGCCGTGCCCTTCATCCGCGCCCAGTTCGGCCAGACCGTGCGCCTGGGCGTCAAGGGCAGCGACTACGCCTACAGCACCGGTACCTCCATGGCCACGCCCCACGTCTCCGGCGTGGCCGCGCTGGTGTGGAGCTCCCGGCCCTCGCTCACCGCCGGCCAGGTGCGCGACATCCTCGAGAAGAGCGCGAGGGACCTGGTCGACAGCGGGGAGCCGACGTCCGTCGAGGGCAAGGACCCCATCTTCGGCTACGGCCTGGTGCAGGCCCAGAAGGCCGTGGAGGAGGCCAAGAAGTATTAG
- a CDS encoding anti-sigma factor family protein: MSHPCRESDLDALLAGELSAEEAERVREHVATCAGCTQSLAWLRMERGWMAQRARRMPARAALNFGALEARLRAAAAAPRRGEWSHRGMMAMGAAAAVFFVLLSLVPGNPTLTLSEEPWRDGLVSVAQVEACMDPSLEAVARVEARFGACLLASPAQPLH; the protein is encoded by the coding sequence ATGAGCCACCCGTGCCGAGAATCGGACCTGGACGCGCTGCTGGCCGGAGAGCTGTCCGCGGAGGAAGCGGAGCGCGTGCGCGAGCACGTGGCCACGTGCGCGGGATGCACGCAATCCCTGGCGTGGCTGCGGATGGAGCGCGGGTGGATGGCGCAGCGGGCCAGGCGCATGCCCGCGCGTGCGGCGTTGAACTTCGGTGCGCTGGAGGCCCGGCTCCGGGCGGCGGCGGCGGCGCCGCGCCGGGGAGAGTGGTCGCACCGGGGGATGATGGCGATGGGGGCCGCGGCGGCGGTGTTCTTCGTGCTGCTCAGCCTGGTGCCGGGCAACCCCACGCTGACGCTCTCCGAGGAGCCCTGGCGGGACGGGCTCGTCTCGGTGGCGCAGGTGGAGGCGTGCATGGACCCGAGCCTCGAGGCCGTGGCGCGGGTCGAGGCGCGCTTCGGCGCGTGTCTGCTGGCGTCGCCGGCGCAGCCGCTGCACTGA
- a CDS encoding RNA polymerase sigma factor, whose amino-acid sequence MSPRRVAHLFAVRMTTLAGGASSAQDAERRLLARARQGDPVAFRSLFEQHAPAVWRFLRDLSRDDAVADEATQETFVRAHGKLGALRDEARLASWLLGIARHVYLESRRGRVVHLDAAAEENELLLEAALPTPSPEDLLLDRELEGLLAEALGELREERRAALLLRIDHGLPYEEIAQVMGWSIPKVKNEIHRARLQLRERLSAHVGTGGRP is encoded by the coding sequence ATGTCACCACGGCGCGTGGCCCATCTCTTCGCGGTGCGTATGACGACCCTGGCCGGCGGCGCGTCCTCGGCACAGGACGCCGAGCGCCGGTTGCTGGCTCGCGCCCGGCAGGGCGATCCGGTCGCCTTCCGTTCCCTCTTCGAGCAGCACGCCCCCGCCGTCTGGCGCTTCCTGCGGGACCTGTCCCGGGACGACGCCGTCGCGGACGAGGCCACCCAGGAGACCTTCGTGCGCGCGCACGGGAAGCTCGGGGCGCTGCGTGACGAGGCGCGGCTGGCCTCGTGGCTGCTGGGCATCGCACGCCACGTGTACCTCGAGTCCCGCCGGGGCCGGGTGGTGCACCTGGACGCCGCCGCCGAGGAGAACGAGCTGCTCCTGGAGGCGGCGCTGCCCACGCCCTCGCCGGAGGATCTGCTGCTGGACCGCGAGCTGGAGGGGCTGCTCGCGGAGGCGCTCGGGGAGCTGCGCGAGGAGCGTCGAGCGGCGCTGCTGCTGCGCATCGACCATGGTCTGCCGTACGAGGAGATCGCCCAGGTGATGGGCTGGTCCATCCCCAAGGTGAAGAATGAAATCCACCGGGCCCGGTTGCAGCTGCGCGAGCGGCTCTCCGCCCATGTGGGAACCGGAGGTCGTCCATGA
- the dgt gene encoding dGTP triphosphohydrolase, with product MSTQRTDRWRQLLSTHRVGNPQHRAPAPDSADERTEFDKDYDRIVFSSAFRSLHDKTQVFPLSTSDYTRTRLTHSIEASCVGRSLGQLAGRSLRAQDVEVDPSCLGTIVAAACLAHDIGNPPFGHSGEAAIQHWVERNFQRFVPVEKQDARHPFATEGEWKDLASFEGNAQGFRILNRLQSRNRDGGLRYTVATVGAMSKYPRPSVLPRGRDRDKARISEKKFGFFQDDAQLAREVYGKLGLVEREPYVFSRHPLAFLVEAADDICYAIIDLEDSGKLGLIPMETVCSLMEDVAAMQSSFKPLKDRVDWESRLGRARAGAIFALIQECVTAFAEHVMEMEAGSFERSLVSARPEADARLKTITNITREKGYWSERVLQIEAAGFRTLGGLLDRFAPAVLADTPNREEEKLRQLLPLEFFQRPGPYVESRKEAIERLNPYQRLLCVTDYVSGMTDGFAVDLYQRLSGIKLPD from the coding sequence GTGAGCACTCAACGAACCGATCGGTGGCGTCAGCTCCTCTCCACCCACCGGGTGGGCAATCCGCAGCACCGGGCGCCCGCGCCGGACAGCGCGGACGAGCGGACCGAATTCGACAAGGACTACGACCGCATCGTCTTCTCGAGCGCCTTCCGGAGCCTGCACGACAAGACGCAGGTGTTCCCCCTGTCGACGAGCGACTACACGCGCACCCGGCTCACGCACAGCATCGAGGCCTCGTGCGTGGGGCGCTCGCTGGGGCAACTGGCGGGGCGGAGTCTGAGGGCGCAGGACGTGGAGGTGGACCCGTCGTGCCTGGGAACCATCGTGGCGGCGGCGTGCCTGGCGCACGACATCGGCAACCCGCCCTTCGGGCACTCGGGCGAGGCGGCCATCCAGCACTGGGTGGAGCGGAACTTCCAGCGCTTCGTTCCGGTGGAGAAGCAGGACGCGCGGCACCCGTTCGCCACCGAGGGCGAGTGGAAGGACCTGGCCAGCTTCGAGGGCAACGCGCAGGGATTCCGCATCCTCAACCGGCTGCAATCGCGCAACCGGGATGGCGGGCTGCGCTACACCGTGGCGACGGTGGGGGCGATGAGCAAGTACCCGAGGCCCTCGGTCCTGCCGAGGGGACGGGACCGGGACAAGGCGCGCATCTCGGAGAAGAAGTTCGGGTTCTTCCAGGATGACGCGCAGCTGGCGCGCGAGGTGTACGGCAAGCTGGGGCTGGTCGAGCGCGAGCCGTATGTCTTCAGCCGCCACCCGCTGGCCTTCCTCGTCGAGGCCGCGGATGACATCTGCTACGCCATCATCGACCTGGAGGACTCGGGGAAGCTGGGCCTCATCCCGATGGAGACCGTCTGCTCGCTGATGGAGGACGTGGCGGCGATGCAGTCGAGCTTCAAGCCCTTGAAGGACCGGGTGGACTGGGAGTCGCGGCTGGGACGGGCCCGGGCCGGGGCCATCTTCGCGCTCATCCAGGAGTGCGTGACGGCGTTCGCCGAGCACGTGATGGAGATGGAAGCGGGGAGCTTCGAGAGATCGCTGGTATCGGCACGCCCGGAGGCCGACGCGCGGCTGAAGACGATCACGAACATCACTCGCGAGAAGGGGTATTGGAGCGAGCGGGTGCTCCAGATCGAAGCAGCGGGCTTCCGGACACTGGGCGGTCTGTTGGACAGGTTCGCGCCAGCGGTGCTGGCGGACACGCCGAACCGGGAGGAGGAGAAGCTCCGGCAACTGCTGCCGCTGGAGTTCTTCCAGCGCCCGGGCCCGTACGTGGAGAGCCGGAAGGAAGCCATCGAGCGGCTCAATCCCTACCAGCGGCTGCTGTGCGTGACGGATTACGTGTCTGGGATGACGGACGGCTTCGCGGTGGATCTGTACCAGCGGCTCTCGGGAATCAAGCTGCCGGACTGA
- a CDS encoding peptidoglycan recognition protein family protein, whose amino-acid sequence MPTPTSNARTAATPTGPDLPEGPLSEGSKGPEAQRLQFVLIQLKYLGGRADGDFGPKTKDALMRFQRDWRLTADGTYGPATRTALLKALTPVHKPPVVSKPSPNFESRNGVDIDVIVLHHTGSNRVSVDLATLRSTKGSRVSSHYLLSPTGTLYQLVPDNKVAWHAGVSSLRGVTTPSVNARSIGIEITNDGSGQTPFTEAQYRALEQLVPYLARTYKVPKENILGHRDVAPGRKTDPADNFDWERVRRAVDQVL is encoded by the coding sequence ATGCCCACGCCGACTTCCAATGCCCGTACCGCCGCCACCCCGACGGGGCCGGACCTGCCCGAGGGCCCGCTGTCCGAGGGCAGCAAGGGCCCCGAGGCGCAGCGGCTCCAATTCGTGCTCATCCAGCTCAAGTACCTGGGAGGCAGGGCGGATGGGGACTTCGGGCCGAAGACGAAGGACGCCCTCATGCGCTTCCAGCGCGACTGGCGGCTCACCGCGGATGGCACGTACGGACCGGCCACGCGCACCGCGCTCCTCAAGGCGCTGACGCCGGTGCACAAGCCGCCCGTGGTGTCCAAGCCCTCGCCCAACTTCGAGTCGCGCAACGGGGTGGACATCGACGTCATCGTGCTCCACCACACCGGCTCCAACCGCGTCTCGGTGGACCTGGCCACGCTGCGCAGCACCAAGGGGAGCCGGGTGAGCTCGCACTACCTCCTGTCGCCCACGGGCACGCTCTACCAACTGGTGCCGGACAACAAGGTGGCCTGGCACGCCGGCGTCTCCTCGCTGCGAGGCGTGACGACTCCCAGCGTCAACGCGCGCTCCATTGGCATCGAGATAACCAACGACGGCAGCGGCCAGACGCCCTTCACCGAGGCGCAGTACCGCGCGCTGGAGCAGCTGGTGCCGTACCTGGCCCGGACGTACAAGGTGCCCAAGGAGAACATCCTCGGCCACCGTGACGTGGCTCCGGGCCGCAAGACGGACCCGGCGGACAACTTCGACTGGGAGCGCGTGCGCCGCGCCGTCGACCAGGTTCTCTGA
- a CDS encoding class I SAM-dependent methyltransferase encodes MRQEHEVDDVRLEFFRAAYALGAPWDIGRPQRAFVELWEAGEISGEVLDVGCGFAENALFLASKGLRVCGVDMMEPAITRAREAARARRLDVDLRVGNAFHLATLGRRFDTLIDSALIHVFEPKDRPAFVASLASVLRPGGRYHALYFREGPRAVPPEALRAAFGPGWRVKAIREAHYEQTDPQGALAWLATVERVEDAGPVKG; translated from the coding sequence ATGCGGCAGGAGCATGAGGTGGATGACGTCCGGCTCGAGTTCTTCCGCGCCGCCTATGCGCTGGGCGCCCCCTGGGACATCGGCCGGCCGCAGCGTGCTTTCGTCGAGCTCTGGGAGGCCGGAGAGATTTCCGGAGAGGTGCTCGACGTGGGGTGCGGCTTCGCGGAGAACGCCCTCTTCCTCGCGTCCAAGGGCCTGCGGGTGTGCGGCGTGGACATGATGGAACCGGCCATCACCCGGGCCCGCGAGGCGGCCCGGGCGCGGAGGCTCGACGTGGACCTGCGCGTCGGCAACGCGTTCCACCTGGCCACGCTCGGCCGGCGCTTCGATACCCTCATCGACTCGGCCCTGATTCACGTCTTCGAGCCGAAGGATCGGCCCGCGTTCGTCGCCAGCCTCGCGAGCGTGCTCCGCCCCGGCGGCCGCTACCATGCGCTCTACTTCCGCGAGGGTCCCCGCGCCGTCCCGCCCGAGGCCCTCCGCGCCGCCTTCGGCCCGGGCTGGCGCGTGAAGGCCATCCGCGAGGCGCACTACGAGCAGACGGACCCCCAGGGCGCCCTGGCCTGGCTCGCCACCGTCGAGCGGGTGGAAGACGCCGGGCCCGTGAAGGGGTAG
- a CDS encoding cytochrome P450: protein MSPVLLPPGPKGHFIAGNLVEFSEDPLGFLTRCAREYGDVVRLGKTNYLLNRPDLIEKVLVNGDGNFVKLAGLLKGKPRKGGFPEAMMNSEGDDWLRKRRLVQPAFHRKYVSACGETVVSLTERMLESWRPGEARDVHADVSALTLDIVSRFLFHTPIHDEARHVAAAVDAVMRHTDSPLRFPIWVPTPTNLRLRRALGQLNGLLATLVRRYREHPSERTDLLALLLSSPEPLSEGQLRDELATMIMSGHETTADALVWAWYLLARHPEAKQRLEGELDEVLGERAPTAEDLPRLRYTEAVVKEAMRLYSPAWITSREALRDCELGGFHVPAGTTLAVSQWVTHRDARYFDAPESFRPERWLSEDAQRMHRYVYFPFGGGPRLCIGAALAMLETVLITACVARRFRLELAPGCVVRARPALALQPLGVRLIPTPRSRVERGNEVRHAAGA from the coding sequence ATGTCGCCTGTGCTCCTCCCCCCGGGGCCCAAGGGTCATTTCATCGCTGGCAATCTGGTGGAGTTCTCCGAGGATCCCCTGGGATTCCTCACCCGCTGCGCCCGCGAGTACGGCGATGTCGTGCGGCTGGGAAAGACGAACTACCTCCTCAACCGTCCGGACCTCATCGAGAAGGTGCTCGTCAACGGGGACGGCAACTTCGTGAAGCTCGCCGGTCTCCTCAAAGGCAAGCCCCGCAAGGGAGGCTTTCCCGAGGCGATGATGAACAGCGAGGGCGACGACTGGCTGCGCAAGCGGCGGCTCGTCCAGCCCGCGTTCCATCGCAAGTACGTGTCCGCGTGTGGAGAGACCGTGGTGTCCCTCACCGAGCGGATGCTCGAGTCCTGGCGCCCGGGCGAGGCCCGGGATGTCCACGCGGACGTCTCCGCGCTGACGCTCGACATCGTCAGCCGCTTCCTCTTCCACACGCCCATCCACGACGAGGCACGGCACGTGGCCGCCGCGGTGGACGCCGTCATGCGGCACACCGACAGCCCCCTGCGCTTCCCCATCTGGGTGCCCACCCCCACCAACCTCCGTCTGCGCCGCGCCCTGGGCCAGCTCAACGGGTTGCTCGCCACCCTCGTGCGCCGCTACCGCGAGCACCCCTCGGAGCGCACGGACCTGCTCGCCCTGCTGCTGTCCTCCCCGGAGCCCCTCTCCGAAGGGCAGCTGCGCGACGAGCTCGCGACGATGATCATGTCCGGGCACGAGACGACCGCGGACGCGCTCGTCTGGGCCTGGTACCTGCTGGCCCGGCACCCCGAGGCCAAGCAACGGCTGGAGGGTGAGCTGGACGAGGTGCTCGGTGAGAGGGCCCCCACCGCCGAGGATCTGCCCCGTCTGCGCTACACGGAGGCGGTGGTGAAGGAGGCCATGCGTCTGTATTCGCCCGCGTGGATCACGAGCCGCGAGGCCCTGCGTGACTGCGAGCTCGGCGGCTTCCACGTGCCGGCGGGCACCACGCTGGCGGTGAGCCAATGGGTCACCCACCGGGACGCGCGCTACTTCGACGCGCCCGAGTCCTTCCGGCCGGAGCGCTGGTTGTCCGAGGACGCCCAGCGGATGCACCGGTATGTCTATTTCCCCTTCGGGGGTGGCCCCCGCCTGTGCATCGGCGCGGCGCTGGCCATGCTGGAGACCGTGCTCATCACCGCCTGCGTGGCACGGCGGTTCCGCTTGGAGCTGGCTCCGGGCTGCGTGGTGCGGGCCCGCCCCGCGCTCGCGCTCCAGCCACTCGGCGTCAGGCTCATTCCAACGCCCCGCTCTCGGGTCGAGCGCGGAAACGAGGTGCGACATGCGGCAGGAGCATGA
- a CDS encoding cittilin family RiPP precursor, whose translation MKKTLYSLAVLMRIARADKLSAPYIYY comes from the coding sequence ATGAAGAAAACCCTGTACTCCCTGGCTGTGCTGATGCGGATTGCTCGTGCGGACAAATTGTCCGCCCCTTACATCTATTACTAG
- a CDS encoding DUF3575 domain-containing protein has translation MPSESRAEQAEQERRTVVLAQPLNALSGQLGASVEHALSKHVALTARLQLSATVDRDAFNSTWNITTRRFGVGLEPGVHFYLSGRAPEGFWVGPHLEASVYQHNSVDDVVTPEGPRTVRSRMRTLSYGGSAWAGYTAILAPGLTAQVGVGLAALFNAEDILSDSTLTGHSTSGLGGFPPNGWWLGPRMSVGLGWAF, from the coding sequence GTGCCGTCGGAGAGCCGTGCCGAGCAGGCCGAGCAGGAGCGGCGCACGGTGGTGCTGGCGCAGCCGCTGAATGCACTCTCGGGGCAGCTCGGGGCCAGTGTGGAGCACGCGCTGAGCAAGCACGTGGCGCTCACCGCGAGGCTCCAGCTCAGCGCGACGGTCGACCGCGACGCGTTCAACTCCACCTGGAACATCACCACCCGCCGCTTCGGCGTGGGGCTGGAGCCGGGCGTGCACTTCTACCTCTCGGGCCGAGCCCCCGAGGGTTTCTGGGTGGGTCCGCACCTCGAGGCCTCGGTGTACCAGCACAACAGTGTCGATGATGTGGTCACCCCGGAGGGGCCACGGACCGTGAGGTCTCGCATGCGGACGCTCAGCTACGGTGGGAGCGCGTGGGCGGGCTACACCGCCATCCTCGCCCCGGGCCTCACCGCCCAGGTGGGCGTGGGGCTCGCGGCGCTCTTCAACGCCGAGGACATACTCTCCGACAGCACACTGACGGGGCACTCGACCAGCGGGCTGGGGGGCTTCCCTCCGAATGGCTGGTGGTTGGGCCCGCGCATGTCGGTGGGCCTGGGCTGGGCCTTCTAG
- a CDS encoding ester cyclase has product MASLKHAARRIIEEVYGKGRVEVLDELCHPGYVSHDPLTGDADIAGVKAYVRLLHACFPNLEARILAIYAEGDTVIIRWHMEGNLARRLLGVEPRGQHVTLEGLTVSEFEDGQLVEDTSEWDTFGYLRQLGLVKPLGSMAEAEEEERSGAFQE; this is encoded by the coding sequence ATGGCCAGCCTCAAGCATGCGGCCCGTCGAATCATCGAGGAGGTCTATGGAAAGGGGCGGGTGGAGGTGCTCGACGAGCTCTGCCATCCCGGCTACGTGAGCCATGACCCGCTCACGGGGGACGCGGACATCGCGGGTGTGAAGGCGTACGTGCGGCTGCTGCACGCCTGCTTCCCGAACCTGGAGGCGCGCATCCTCGCCATCTACGCGGAGGGGGACACCGTCATCATCCGATGGCACATGGAGGGGAACCTCGCTCGGAGGCTGCTCGGGGTGGAGCCACGGGGCCAGCACGTCACCCTGGAGGGACTCACCGTCTCCGAGTTCGAGGATGGCCAGCTCGTCGAGGACACGAGCGAGTGGGACACCTTCGGGTACCTGCGGCAGCTCGGGCTGGTGAAGCCGTTGGGCTCCATGGCCGAGGCCGAGGAGGAAGAACGGTCCGGAGCTTTCCAGGAGTGA
- a CDS encoding acetylornithine transaminase, whose product MARREGISELNVTTSTTSFLIQNYRRQDVSFVRGNGCYLYDGAGREYLDAFAGVAVCTLGHSHPKLVETLSRQAATLLHTSNHFGQLGQEELAASIVPQAFPGRMLFCNSGTEANEAAYKLVRLWGNVAHEGRKRRVIAFEGSFHGRTLGALSITHTPAYRAPFEPLPPTDFVPFGDVDALAAAMKDDVAGVFIEPIQGESGVRPTPAGFLRRVRELCTRHQALMVVDEIQTGIGRTGRMFGHQHEDITPDVMTLAKGLGGGVPIGAVLATEPVAALLKPGLHGTTFGGNPFACAAGLTVMKEVTSPGFLGNVVERGLQLMEGLRRVFGPTHEVRGKGLLVGVQLQRPPAELVKAALEEGLVVGVAGNNTLRIAPSLIITAAQVDALLEKLAAAHRATHGR is encoded by the coding sequence ATGGCCCGTCGCGAGGGAATTTCCGAATTGAACGTCACCACCTCCACCACTTCCTTCCTCATCCAGAACTACCGCCGCCAGGACGTGAGCTTCGTCCGTGGCAATGGCTGCTACCTGTACGACGGCGCGGGCCGTGAGTACCTCGATGCCTTCGCCGGCGTGGCGGTGTGCACCCTGGGGCATTCGCACCCGAAGCTGGTGGAGACGCTGTCGCGGCAGGCCGCGACGTTGCTCCACACGTCGAACCACTTCGGGCAGCTCGGGCAGGAGGAACTGGCGGCGAGCATCGTCCCCCAGGCGTTTCCAGGGCGGATGCTGTTCTGCAACTCGGGGACGGAGGCCAACGAGGCGGCCTACAAGCTGGTGCGCCTGTGGGGCAACGTGGCGCATGAGGGCCGCAAGCGCCGCGTCATCGCCTTCGAGGGGAGCTTCCACGGCCGCACGCTCGGCGCACTCAGCATCACGCACACGCCCGCCTACCGCGCGCCGTTCGAGCCCCTGCCTCCCACGGACTTCGTTCCCTTTGGCGACGTGGACGCGCTCGCCGCCGCCATGAAGGATGACGTGGCGGGTGTGTTCATCGAGCCCATCCAGGGAGAGAGCGGTGTGCGCCCGACTCCGGCGGGATTCCTGCGCCGGGTCCGGGAGCTGTGCACGCGCCACCAGGCCCTGATGGTGGTGGATGAAATCCAGACGGGCATTGGCCGCACCGGGCGGATGTTCGGCCATCAGCATGAAGACATCACCCCCGACGTGATGACCCTGGCGAAGGGGCTCGGCGGCGGCGTCCCCATTGGCGCCGTGCTCGCGACCGAGCCCGTGGCCGCGCTGCTGAAGCCCGGCCTGCACGGCACCACGTTTGGTGGCAATCCCTTCGCGTGCGCCGCCGGACTGACGGTGATGAAGGAAGTCACCTCGCCGGGGTTCCTGGGCAACGTCGTGGAGCGAGGCCTTCAGCTCATGGAGGGCCTGCGCCGCGTCTTCGGCCCCACCCATGAGGTGCGTGGCAAGGGGCTCCTCGTGGGAGTCCAGCTCCAGCGGCCCCCCGCCGAGCTGGTGAAGGCCGCGCTCGAGGAGGGGCTCGTCGTGGGAGTGGCGGGCAACAACACGCTGCGCATCGCGCCGTCACTCATCATCACCGCGGCCCAGGTGGACGCGTTGCTCGAGAAGCTCGCGGCGGCTCACAGGGCTACCCACGGCCGCTGA
- a CDS encoding PaaI family thioesterase, producing the protein METASLQEIAAPEGICYGCGCDNPHGLHIKSYWHEDGIHVMTTHIPEAKYSGWPGLVYGGLIAMLVDCHSNWTAMAYHYRAEGRQPGSLPRIECVTGNLGVKFIKPTPMGVPLTLRARVEGELGRKSRVLCEVHAGDVLTAVGDSIFVRVDTAQLTAAAHDRKA; encoded by the coding sequence ATGGAAACCGCATCTCTGCAAGAAATCGCCGCGCCAGAAGGCATCTGCTACGGCTGTGGTTGCGACAATCCGCACGGTCTGCACATCAAGAGCTACTGGCATGAGGATGGCATTCACGTCATGACCACGCACATCCCCGAGGCCAAATACAGTGGTTGGCCCGGGCTGGTGTACGGCGGACTGATCGCCATGCTGGTCGACTGCCACTCGAACTGGACCGCGATGGCCTATCACTACCGCGCCGAGGGCCGCCAACCCGGCAGCCTGCCGCGGATCGAATGCGTCACCGGCAACCTCGGCGTCAAGTTCATCAAACCCACGCCCATGGGAGTGCCGCTCACGCTCCGCGCGCGGGTCGAAGGCGAGCTCGGCCGCAAGAGCCGGGTTCTCTGCGAGGTCCATGCGGGCGATGTGCTGACCGCGGTGGGCGATTCGATCTTCGTCCGCGTCGATACCGCGCAACTGACGGCGGCGGCGCACGACCGGAAAGCCTGA